A stretch of DNA from Danio rerio strain Tuebingen ecotype United States chromosome 10, GRCz12tu, whole genome shotgun sequence:
TAGAGATGAATATGATTATTCATGAGTAACATTCCATTTTGCGTACACTTGAGCTTAATTCAAAAtcttttcagaaacatttttatttagcagACAATTTAATCCAAAGCTACAAATGAGAACAACACTGACAATTCTACTTTATGTctctttaaaacatttgtaaattcaGTTTCGCTCTCATTTGCAGGAAATCCTCTGTATGACTTCTTCATGGGTCGAGAGCTCAACCCTCGCATTGGAAACTTTGACTTGAAATATTTCTGTGAACTAAGACCTGGATTAATAGGCTGGGTAAGACTCTCACCAGATATTTACATccacatacaatatatatttttattgttttcagaaaGAATTGTCGTGTGCTCACTGCTCAGCCAGGctccatttatttgatcaaaacattttaacaattttttttctaaataaaagtataaactattttttttaatgtaaattattcCTGTGGttccaaagctgaattttcagcagccaTTACACTAGTATTGagtgtcacatgatcattcaTAATTTGACACTGTGGCCATGTTTACACCGTTTACagatttcagtttagtttgcattAACTCTGGGTTTTAGGTACCATGATGGTAGCTCAGTGCAACTGCTTCATAAAACCACGGGAACAAAGAGTGATTAAAGTCGAGCTGCCTTTTTAGGTAAAACCCATTattggtgcaaactaaactgGCTAGCCAGCTAATATAGATTCATGTACAGGCCTCTGGTATTCAGATGTTTTGTTTATTGGTTCACAAGTAAATGAGCAAAAACAGATTTCCATTTACACctaacattttaacacatttcttacgtccagatatataattatttttattttttaggtggAGGGTCTGAGCACTATGAAAGCATCCAGTAAAATTAATTTTTGACTGCTTCTGGAAGACCCTATTTGCAAGTTGTATTAAttggatagttcatccaaaaattaaaaatctcACAATTTAAACACACAGGTGGTTCTAAACTTGTATTTCCTttctcttttaaacacaaaacaagatattctgaagaatattgaaaaaaaaagtcattgtcATCCCTAATAGGAACCAAAATAATTTGTAAGTGGATGGCTGTTTTTCCCCCAGATTTTTCAGTATACTTATTTGTGTTGaaaagaagaaagaagctcaagcaggtttgaaacaagtggaggatgcattttcattttgggggtgAACTTCCTTTTTAAGATGCTTTTTGTGTCATTCTAATCAGAAGTGGATGACAATAAGGTGTCATTTACAGGGAGAGTTGCGACAATGAAAGTCTAAAGTGTTCAATCATCACATGATTCATGTAGACTCAAATAGTTCCAGGGATGGCTGTGTGGTTAAATCAAATAATGTTTGATAACGTTAAAACATAcactaatttattttaagaaaattcgTACCTTTCAAACGTGCAAAACCAGCCATCTTCAACAGTAACCCAGCTGTAAGTGCTAACTTTGAGGAACTAGTGAGAGGCTCTATGAGCTGCCATTGCTGttccaactctctctctctctgtctctggtTTACAGTGCATTTCTGTTTTCAAACGCATACATTTAGGTACAGATATGCTTTCATTctaaagcagcattttaaaacaaaactgcaCTAGTGTAAAAGACACCTAACGACTGTTGTAAATGGGCTAAAATGTTTTTAGCTTGTCCACTTTTAACCACTTTCAAAGGTtgttaaaaacacatttgatTGGATTGTTTTCACTCATGTGGTTAAATGCATTCAAACAGCCTCTAAATACCACATACTCTCTCTTTATGTAGATCTAATTCATAAACTATGGGATACAAAAATTGTTGCATAATTTATGAAGTATTGCTTTCAaacaacttctatgttaagctgctttgacataatctacattgtaaaagcgctatataaataaacctgatTAGAATTGAACTAGATTCTAACACAGACCCATAGGAATTGACgtaattttgtaattatttgatCCGATCAACCAAATTGTATCTGTTGTGTTTCAGGTGGTCATAAACCTAGGGATGCTAATGAAAGAAGTAGAGCTGCGCGACTCTCCATCTCTTGCCATGCTGCTTGTCAATGGATTTCAGCTCCTCTACGTGACAGATGCTCTCTGGAATGAAGTAGGAGAATCTAGTGTCGTCTGCAAACCtatgaaatgtttaattaaacaaGTGGAAATGGTGTTAAATCATTCCTTGTGTCTGCAGGAGGCCGTTCTTACTACAATGGATATTGTGCATGATGGATTTGGGTTCATGTTGGCGTTTGGTGATCTGGCCTGGGTTCCCTTCACGTATAGTCTTCAGGCCATGTTTCTGGTTGTTCACCCACAGTCACTTAGTACTCTTGGTGCCGTGGGGATTGTGCTTCTAAATGGTAACCAACATCCTGTTTTGTAGCCATGTTGATTCTTTATGTTTTCTAACTCTCCTTTCTATATTTCACAGGAATTGGCTATTACATTTTCAGGAGGTCCAACTCTCAGAAAAATCAGTTCAGAAGAGACCCCAAGCATAAAAGTGTAGCACGTCAGTAATCACTACTTTACTTtgcagtgatttttatttttgaactttgGATAAAATTAAGAGGCAATTTTAGGAAaactattttagttttttgttgttgctctATTGTGTGAACTGAAATTTCTTCTAGATTTGAAATAGAAATGTTGGCATTTAAGAATTTTGTTCTTGCAGACCTGGAAACTATCGCAACAGCAACAGGAAAGCGGCTGTTGGTATCAGGATGGTGGGGTTTTGTCAGACATCCAAACTACCTGGGTGACCTTCTGATGGCCCTAGCCTGGTCCCTGCCTTGTGGTGAGTAAACCATATTTAATTATAACTTGCATATGATTAAAGTGTTCTAGTCACatactgattatttatttatttatttttcaaatacagCATTAATTATGATTTTTACTTTTACAATGTGTTTGAACTTTTCTTGGTGtcctatattttaataattaattgaattaacCTAAAATCTAGTGAACTGTCCTGACTGCGGAAggcttttttatgaaatgaactcacTCGAGGATGTATTCAACAAAGGAAAAGAacgatttttttaatcatttattaacgtAAAAAATCTTACCCAATTTATGTATTCATATATCTGTGTgtctttaattatatatttattaattaaatatttttgcgATGAAAATAGCAattgttgctgacatggcattaaataaaatgcTGTAACCTGCTGGACAGATGGAGATGGAGTTAAACTAATTCAATCATTTTATAAAAAGGGCAGGTTCTGTTGTGGCGTGTTTACAACAATTAATTCTTCCTCAATTTCTTCACAGGAATATCCCACATTCTGCCTTACTTCTACGTCATATATTTCACTATTCTGCTCATCCACCGAGAAGCCAGAGATGAGAAACAATGCCGAGCCAAATACGGAGTGGCCTGGGACACTTACTGCAGACGAGTGCCCTACAGAATAATCCCCTATGTTTATTAATGTGGACTGATGTGCTCTGAATGTCCAGCAGACTTTTATTTAGGTGAGGAAATGGACGCAACATCATCAATGGACAGCCAACATTACAAAATGTATTgcgtattgtttttatttgcattagaaccaaacattttcttttttttttatatatatatattcttgtattatattattaaagagcATTTTAATATTGCTTTTGGACTGTAACATTATTGACATTCAACAACAACATATAGTGGTAATACTTTACAGGTTACATTTATTAACTTTAGGTAATGGCATTAGGTTAAAAATGTTTTAGAGGCGATGATGTGATAAACTGATTGATTTGTGACAAGATTGAATCAAAAAAAAATTACCCAATATCTGTTTGGTTAATTTGTTTCTATTTCTatgcaaaatatttaataacacgTTAAGTTTATATAAGGTTACATTTGAAATTGGATATTGTACTATAAATCTTAAATAGCAAGTTTCTCAAGGGGAGggtgtaattttatatttaaaaaaaatataaactaatttaaagaaaaaaaaaatattgaaatttttTTAGAAATGTCCGTCGCTCAAGGTTTCATATTTGGTGTATGTTTTAAAGGTGATAATATGACAAATGGATTGATTTGTGACAggagatttaatttttttaaatgcagtaaaTTTGGGGTGTAACCTCTGGCTATTCATGGTAAAGTGCATATCATCTATACCTCGATTTTGGTGAAATCTACTTCAAATATGATTCAATGCTAGCTTAAATGTTATATtccaaacattttaataatatataaaaaaataacattaaaaactaTTTCACATATTCCTTTGCAATTTAATGGTATAAAATTAATTAACTTCAGCAATAACCTGCAGAgagttttcattaaaacaagatcAGGTCTGTATttcaaagcaatattttttcacCTCTTAAGTTCCAAGTTATTAACTAGCTTTACCAAAGATTGCTGTAACACTTTAAAACAAGGTTCCATTAGTAAACATTCGCATATTTACAAACACAGATTAAGAATAAACAATACTTGAATAACATCTATTATTCATAGTTAATGTTAACTTCAACATACTAATGCATTATGAAAATCCAAAGTTGTTTTTGTAATATTCAGGGTTTAGGGATTTTTTCTTCTGGCcttatttttacttgccctgccaaaattttcactggcaattttcattttcaccaaaaaaaaaaaaaagttaatagctatttcttagccacacatgttaaatatgttttataatatatcTGCCTTAATGTTATTCAGAACATCTTCTCAAAGATCCTCAAAAATTacgtctttttaaaaaaatatttaaatactttacaaatgttaataaatttataatgagcaaaattcaaagtgctGTCACTTTTATTGTGAGTTTTGAAGTTTTGATTTCATTAATTGCTTGTTGAAAAAGGCTCCTGACTTGTCTGCTTTTCCTggaaactgacggcaaactgcaaaaatgttttcGTTGTGTTGTACTCACGGAAATGTCTTCTTCCAAGATGTTGGAAACAggcattttcttttagcctcataatttgacgTTGCCTTATCTTGGTTGTACTTGTTGTTACAGAAAAAACAGTTTACAGACAAAAAAACATGCTcgcaacatccaatcagatatgAGGAACCGAAAAGCAGTATGGTGTTTATGATTTGACAGAGAAGGTAACATTTAtaggcttaaaagcacaaactgtttctcgattctacgattgtatttgcacgcaactgacaaatagtcgcagacaaattaaactttagtgacaaggcagcactgacCTAATCAAGCCAAGAACGACCCTGACTACTGTCCTTTAgggtctcgcacgctggccccgggccatccgGCAGTCcttagtgcattaactaatatcagggctcaacaataagttAGCAACAACTAACAATgaagcatatttttatttaactaatgTTAAAGATGATTAAATATTACAGTTACTGTATCGATCATCATTTGATCAAATCAGctaatacacactgtaaaaaagtctTGGGTCCACACTATGCttgtgttgtcccaacacaaattgaattaagttagcttattagtttttacaaatataagtggattgaacataaaacaattaaattgttcccaaaaaactcaacaattgtgttgtttcagctcaatttaaataagtagtttgaacaaatggCAAATGGCATTTTTGAGTGCAGCAACATTACCTGGAACCTTATTTTAAACTGTTACTAAACtaattaaatactgtaataaaagcATTGCTCGTTAACTTCTGTCAACTAACGATACCTTGCTGTAAACCGTTACCCATGTAACAACCCACTTAAAAAAAATGGCATTAGGAACGAATGCTTTCATGAACAATTTCTTTACTTTAAACAATCACACATCACAATCTCACTCAACCTCTTCTATCAGTGCACCTTTACCTCTACTTTTCCCCCGTGCTTCGTCCAGCAGTTTCCTGTCCTCTTCTAATGTCTCTCTCTCCACCTCCCTTCTCTCAAAGTCCGTCCACACACTTCCAGCCAATCTCCTCAAAACCTCAGGATTCTCCTTCACCCAAGACTGAAAGAACTCGCACTTCTTTCCAGCTTGAAAAAAACCCTGTCTCATCCTCTCGTCATCATCTTTAGCAGCAGCCATCTTTGCCTTGCTCAATGCCGAGCGCACCTGCGACAAAGCAGACAGTGTGTATCCCTCAGCGTCCTCTCTGCTCCGTCCCGTCAACACATGAGCCACCGCTTCCACAGCTCGAATAGGAGCTGAAGAGTCTTCTCTGTCGAAATATCCACCAGCAGATACAGATCTAATCCCAGCATCAAGAGCCTCCGGGACAGAGTTAAAGACCCGTCCAGCACCCAAGAACTCTGAAATGGAAACCAGCGCCTGACTAAACTCCAGCAATGTGTCGGAAATATCTCCATTGAAGAGACACAGAGAGAAAGTGTATCCGTAAAGAGCGTTGATCAGATTGAACTGCACTAGAGGAGACGGATTTGATGTTAGCCTGTGAAGAGGGGGGATTTTAGCACTTATTGGAGGAACTGCTGATTGTTTAGCATCGCTAGCAACTTTTTGGGGTTTTCCTTTTTTCGCTGTGCGCACTTCTTCTTGATTCTCAAAGCGAAGTTCTTCAATCAGGGTTTTAGTTTCTTTCTCATGTTGCTCCCACCAGGGTCTCCACAGGACAACCATCCCAGCGATGCCACCAACTTTTAGCAGATTCTCAAATTTCTCCTTCTCCTGGGTGGACAACAATGACCAGAGCTGCTCTTCAGAAAGAGAATCAACATCCAATCCAGCTAACTTCTCAGCtaaatcttcatcatcatcatcatcatcatcatcggcTTCCTCAAGTTTTGCCAGGATTTCTTGTGCCTCGTGACTGTTTTCATCTCCACCAGACTGAAGCTCTGCCAACTTGCAAAGCAGATCCAAAGCCTGTGCGTCTCCTTCAGTCACATTGGTTCCATCTAAGTGTCTTAAGAAGTTCTGCATCCCGCCCTCAGTGTCTGCGCTCTGTCTGAGCCGGAGGAGGATCTCCTGCATCTTGCTCTTCCCCTCTTCATCTGTGGCTCCTCTGGATTTGAGCTCCTGGAGCACAGACTCCTTGTAAAACTCCTCCGAGCATTTAGAGTGACTCTGACTCTTGTAACAAGCTAAACCGCAATACGGGATGTTGCACCTTGGGCAGGTGTAAGAAGACGGTTTTAATAAGCAAAGTCCACATGGTTTGATTGATGAGGGATTTCCGTCTGTGGTTGCCCCTTCTGTACTGTCGGCAGGGGTGAGGAGAGTTTCAGAAGTGCCTCTCTTGGGGAGTGCGATCCCATCTTTGCTGGTAATTGATTCAGAGTGTGTTTCTGGCCAGTCGCTCAGGTTTTCCTCCTGCTTTGGTGTGATGTCGGTGAGTAACGAACGAACACACGCAGGGATTTTACGTCTGACAACAGGATCCATGAGAAGCTCATTCACTGATGTGTTTGTGTAGCGGTAATGATCTGCAAATTAAACAGATAAAAGCATGTGTAACCACAAACTATGACAGATATTTAATTTACAGATACTTAAAGGAGCAAATCTTTGTGAATATTTAAGGACAGATATACATTTGTTTAAACTTAATCATGTTTAGCACTTTTCAAATCgtggtcaattttttttttcttttttctttaaattatctATTAAGTCAGGGGTTCCCAAAATGTTCAGCCTGCGAcctccaaaataacaatgccagtgactcgcgaccccgaCATTTcttggaggtggttataaatatacaaatattgcacacacaaacataggcctatataaacacgagcacagtgacaacacaaaaagtgcaacaatctaacatataattttatatagtcatttatttgtttaatttaatatcaaTCTCACCTAATGAGACAGTTGGACACAATGTTTGCAGCACAATTCGgatcttggtttaattttggagagcGCCAATCAGTGATTatcctcaatgttcagttgtggcctgtatttattctTAATGTATTTGAATGCCATGAAGGCTTCAGAAAATATAACCAGGttctataaaatcaatctgcggcagctgacactattgctgtgttgttaatctaacatTGGCTTTAcaattgcatgttgttttttatgtgACTATTAACTACTAATATTACACTCTGcgagttatggataaaatatgcaaATTCTAATAGTTTACTGTAAATGACTCCGTCATTGTCTGCAAcacccactttgggaaccacagTCTTAAATTACATTAGTTTTAAATACATtagtatttaaaactttaacacaaTTAATTATGATCATTTTtcagagaaacatttttttttgttagtacTGAATATGAAGGGTTTTTGTACATTTGAATTTTGAAGGAAAACGAGTTATAAATTCAGAGGGATTTATTTAAATTCTCCTTAGTTTAAAACTTTATAAACACGTTAAAATGTACAATGTTAGCAATGTATTAACGGTTTTATAAAATAACAGTTCTTCCAACTAAAACGGAGTCGGCATGTAAAAATAACACTACATAAGATAATAGTAGATTTTGGATGCATTATGAGGGTTTCTAAGTCTAAACGTTCATTAAACCACACCAGATTCAGATTATTTACACAATAACACTATTCCCAATAAACGGTAGGTTTGTATTCTTTAACTTACCTTGATGAGTGCATAGGTACTGTTCCCAGACACATtcggaaaatgaaaaaaaatgcaaggatattcttcttcttcttcgtttTATGGCGAGTTGCGAACCAACTTTTGCAAGGATATTTTCAACAACGCGTGTTTATAAATACGCTTTTAGACCGCCGTACACGATAGAATGACGTTACTCGTCGCAAGTTGATGACGCATACCTTCCTTTGCTCTTCAACCGGCGGGGCTGCGCAATATTTACGCAGTAGATCAAATGATAAAGCTGCTAAAGTAGCTACTTTTTTCAGGGTATGTTGTACCCCTCAGCCCTATGCTATAACCTCTTCACAACCCTTTAAAGGTTTACATATTAtatagtttttaattaatttatttgatttttacattaatatttatttatttcctttttttttgtttcctatATTCATGTCTGCCAATTGTTGTAATTGTATTACTTCATGCTTGTTTATGTATGAAAGGCCCAATtagtatatttcattcattctcttttgggtcgcagctggaaggacTTACCCTGCATAAACactctggataagttggttgttcattccgctgtggcgaccccagattaataaagagactaagtcaaaaagaaaatgaatgaatgaaagaatatatatacacatatatttttttgcagtagATGGGTAAAATTATGTATTTACAGATTTTTATAAAGCAAATCAAAATTAAGGAATTAAAAAGTTATGAAACAATGATTTCCATAATAACTGTAAGTTGGATGTATTTTGTAATTGTACTGATTCAGTCTTAGTTGTGGTGTAAATcggtggttcccaaagtgggtgTACAATGACAGGGGGTCCCTTGGTGATTTCCAAcaggaaaatacattttattaaactattaaaatttgcatgttttatccataacccacagagGTTAATAACAGTAGTTAATggttacataaaaaacaacaacatgcaaatgtaATGCTATCAGTCTTTCATGTATGTTTTTCATAGGACTGGTGTGTTTGCGTTAGATTAACagcacagcaatagtgtcagcagctgcagattgattttatagcaccaggttcaactttctgacacctttatggcataaaatacattgaaaataaatacaggccagaACTGAGCATCGAGCATGATCACGGATTTGGAGTGtctaaaattaaaccaagaacagacttgtgctgaaaacattgtgtccacTAGTCTCATtagttgaggttaatattaaattaaacaaataataaatgacaatataaatattatgattattagattgttgcactttttgtgttgtcaatgtgctcgtgtttatataggcctattgttgtgtgtgcaatgtctgtatatttataaccacctccaagAAATGTggggggttgcgagtcactgg
This window harbors:
- the tm7sf2 gene encoding delta(14)-sterol reductase TM7SF2 (The RefSeq protein has 1 substitution compared to this genomic sequence), with translation MKPNKHKASHSAEREFGGALGATCIPVFLPLTVLYLLSVCRSPAASVLQWPPPLPPATHLWDPWAAVLIAGWIALQSFLYLLPIGKVSEGLVLRDGSRLKYPINGFHALSITAVLLIICILLGMPLGHLFELILPLAICAIGVSYLLSMYLYIRSFWAHQHALSLGGNTGNPLYDFFMGRELNPRIGNFDLKYFCELRPGLIGWVVINLGMLMKEVELRDSPSLAMLLINGFQLLYVTDALWNEEAVLTTMDIVHDGFGFMLAFGDLAWVPFTYSLQAMFLVVHPQSLSTLGAVGIVLLNGIGYYIFRRSNSQKNQFRRDPKHKSVAHLETIATATGKRLLVSGWWGFVRHPNYLGDLLMALAWSLPCGISHILPYFYVIYFTILLIHREARDEKQCRAKYGVAWDTYCRRVPYRIIPYVY
- the znhit2 gene encoding zinc finger HIT domain-containing protein 2 (The RefSeq protein has 5 substitutions, 1 non-frameshifting indel compared to this genomic sequence), producing the protein MDPVVRRKIPACVRSLLTDITPKQEENLSDWPETHSESITSKDGIALPKRGTSETLLTPADSTEGVTTDGNPSSIKPCGLCLIKPSSYTCPRCNIPYCGLACYKSQSHSKCSEEFYKESVLQELKSRGATDEEGKSKMQEILLRLRQSADTEGGMQNFLRHLDGTNVTEGDAQALDLLCKLAELQSGGDENSHEAQEILAKLEEADDDDDDEDLAEKLAGLDVDSLSEEQLWSLLSTQEKEKFENLLKVGSIAGMVVLWRPWWEQHEKETKTLIEELRFESQEEVRTAKKGKPQKVASDAKQSAVPPISAKIPPLHRLTSNPSPLVQFNLINALYGYTFSLCLFNGDISDTLLEFSQALVSISEFLGAGRVFNSVPEALDAGIRSVSAGGYFDREDSSAPIRAVEAVAHVLTGRSREDAEGYTLSALSQVRSALSKAKMAAAKDDDERMRQGFFQAGKKCEFFQSWVKENPEVLRRLAGSVWMDFERREVERETLEEDRKLLDEARGKSRGKGALIEEVE
- the znhit2 gene encoding zinc finger HIT domain-containing protein 2 isoform X1, translated to MDPVVRRKIPACVRSLLTDITPKQEENLSDWPETHSESITSKDGIALPKRGTSETLLTPADSTEGATTDGNPSSIKPCGLCLLKPSSYTCPRCNIPYCGLACYKSQSHSKCSEEFYKESVLQELKSRGATDEEGKSKMQEILLRLRQSADTEGGMQNFLRHLDGTNVTEGDAQALDLLCKLAELQSGGDENSHEAQEILAKLEEADDDDDDDDEDLAEKLAGLDVDSLSEEQLWSLLSTQEKEKFENLLKVGGIAGMVVLWRPWWEQHEKETKTLIEELRFENQEEVRTAKKGKPQKVASDAKQSAVPPISAKIPPLHRLTSNPSPLVQFNLINALYGYTFSLCLFNGDISDTLLEFSQALVSISEFLGAGRVFNSVPEALDAGIRSVSAGGYFDREDSSAPIRAVEAVAHVLTGRSREDAEGYTLSALSQVRSALSKAKMAAAKDDDERMRQGFFQAGKKCEFFQSWVKENPEVLRRLAGSVWTDFERREVERETLEEDRKLLDEARGKSRGKGALIEEVE